Proteins encoded in a region of the Candidatus Acetothermia bacterium genome:
- a CDS encoding glycosyltransferase, which produces MRHLSLNRWPKVSVVVPALNEEREIGECLASLAHQTFSDFEVIVVDNGSSDATVSVARSYGARVIHEPRRGPGYAREAGFQAARADIIAATDADTVVPPDWLARIHRAFEEDPEVIAVFGPFQAKPSSAPTVLGNHLLPVLEIGVVVGQRMAWRTRVPLFSGANFALRRDAFHKVRGFRSLRSGHIYASSEDILLGSKLRRLGKVRYLPDLVVWTSARKVRPLSPWTLTLIGDGFRMAGRVLLGEKGL; this is translated from the coding sequence ATGAGGCACCTGAGCTTGAACCGGTGGCCCAAGGTCAGCGTGGTGGTGCCGGCGCTCAATGAGGAGCGAGAGATCGGGGAGTGTTTGGCGAGCCTGGCCCATCAGACCTTCTCCGATTTCGAGGTCATCGTGGTCGACAACGGCTCCTCAGACGCAACCGTCTCCGTCGCGCGAAGCTACGGCGCCCGGGTGATCCACGAACCTCGGCGAGGGCCAGGCTACGCGAGGGAGGCGGGTTTCCAGGCGGCGCGGGCGGACATCATCGCCGCTACCGACGCGGATACGGTGGTTCCACCTGACTGGCTTGCGCGGATCCACCGAGCGTTCGAAGAAGACCCAGAAGTGATCGCGGTGTTCGGCCCATTCCAGGCCAAGCCGTCTTCGGCGCCCACGGTTTTGGGGAACCACCTGTTGCCCGTTCTCGAGATCGGGGTGGTGGTCGGGCAAAGGATGGCTTGGCGCACGAGGGTTCCGTTGTTCTCGGGGGCTAACTTTGCACTCCGACGGGACGCCTTCCATAAAGTGCGTGGCTTTCGCTCCCTCAGGAGCGGCCACATCTACGCCTCCTCAGAGGACATCCTCCTGGGGTCAAAACTGCGTCGCTTGGGCAAGGTTCGGTATCTGCCGGACCTCGTTGTATGGACCTCCGCCCGCAAGGTGCGGCCGCTGAGCCCTTGGACATTGACGTTGATCGGGGATGGTTTCCGCATGGCAGGACGAGTACTCCTGGGAGAAAAGGGCCTCTGA
- a CDS encoding ABC transporter permease has product MTFLADVWYVAWRELVKFFRARVRLAVTLVQPVLWLGLMGNMMQGLTANPYIQQLLGTGSYLAFMTPGIVLMTVLFGGVFSGMSIVWDRRIGYLEKLLAAPISRGAIPLGKMLAAAVQGGIQVLIIVLIATGFGVRFATGPGGVVVILLIAMVFSMILSGISLTLSAILKTQETLMAVVNFLTLPVMFTSNALFPKEAMPGWLAAIARVNPVTHAVTPIRELAIVGWNWGGMASGIGITVGLAALAALVAQWTFRRATVE; this is encoded by the coding sequence ATGACGTTCTTGGCCGATGTCTGGTACGTGGCCTGGCGGGAGCTCGTCAAGTTCTTCCGTGCCCGGGTGCGCCTGGCGGTGACGTTGGTCCAGCCCGTCCTGTGGCTGGGGCTCATGGGGAACATGATGCAGGGGCTCACCGCCAACCCCTACATCCAACAGTTGCTCGGGACGGGGAGCTACCTGGCGTTCATGACCCCGGGGATCGTCCTCATGACCGTCCTCTTTGGCGGGGTGTTCTCAGGCATGTCCATCGTGTGGGATAGACGCATCGGGTACCTGGAGAAGCTCCTGGCAGCCCCGATCTCGCGGGGGGCGATCCCGCTCGGGAAGATGCTCGCTGCGGCGGTCCAGGGGGGGATCCAGGTGCTGATCATCGTGCTCATCGCCACCGGGTTTGGGGTGCGGTTCGCCACCGGTCCGGGCGGCGTGGTCGTGATCCTCCTCATCGCCATGGTGTTCAGCATGATCTTGAGCGGCATTTCCCTCACCCTGTCCGCCATCTTGAAGACCCAGGAGACGCTGATGGCCGTGGTCAACTTCCTCACGCTCCCCGTGATGTTCACCAGCAACGCCCTGTTCCCGAAAGAGGCGATGCCGGGGTGGCTGGCGGCCATCGCCCGGGTTAACCCCGTCACCCACGCCGTGACGCCGATCCGGGAGCTCGCCATCGTGGGCTGGAACTGGGGTGGCATGGCCTCCGGGATCGGGATCACCGTGGGGCTGGCCGCTCTCGCCGCCCTGGTGGCCCAGTGGACCTTCCGGCGGGCGACGGTGGAATGA
- a CDS encoding PadR family transcriptional regulator, with protein MFARGMLKYWVLRVLSERERSGYEVMKAVEERIGWRPSPGSIYPLLQLLSDQGLIQGRVEDHKTVWSLTEAGLAALSRGSERKEEWLRALGTTEKAVLEAFGDRAHPLRIMPRLAALLHEAIAAGKGREAAGILEEAGQRLSALVGE; from the coding sequence ATGTTCGCACGGGGGATGCTCAAGTACTGGGTGCTCCGGGTCCTCTCGGAGCGGGAACGGAGCGGCTACGAGGTCATGAAGGCCGTGGAGGAGAGGATCGGATGGCGCCCCTCCCCGGGCTCTATCTACCCCTTGCTCCAGCTCCTCTCCGACCAAGGCCTCATCCAAGGGCGGGTCGAGGACCACAAGACGGTGTGGTCGCTGACCGAGGCCGGCCTGGCCGCCCTCTCCCGGGGCTCCGAGCGCAAAGAAGAGTGGCTGCGGGCCCTGGGGACCACGGAGAAGGCGGTCCTGGAGGCGTTCGGGGACCGGGCCCACCCCCTCCGCATCATGCCCCGGCTCGCCGCCCTCCTGCACGAAGCGATCGCCGCCGGCAAGGGCCGGGAGGCCGCGGGGATCCTCGAGGAGGCTGGGCAGCGCCTCTCCGCCCTCGTCGGGGAGTGA
- a CDS encoding diacylglycerol kinase family lipid kinase has product MNQAFVILNPAADRGRAGTRETELRNALDQMGLKATIVRTERPGHGAELARAAVAWGASLVVAAGGDGTINEVAQGLVGTTVPLGILPMGSGNDYIRVMGIPKDLSAAAALLAKGHVRTVDVAEAADRFYLNSFGMGIEGQIAADYRRMRILKGEIGYLYATILEVVRFRSFHAEVQGDGWAFSGKLLSVSVMNGPYAGGGFRLAPQAAIDDGTVDVGLIGNYPRLVRFWVLPKTRDGSYLKLARVQARKAQRISIRSDRPLPVHMDGELLPERVRDLEVALRPAALRVVA; this is encoded by the coding sequence ATGAACCAGGCATTCGTGATCCTCAATCCGGCGGCGGATCGCGGCCGGGCCGGCACAAGGGAAACGGAGCTGCGCAACGCCCTTGACCAGATGGGTCTCAAAGCCACCATCGTCCGCACCGAGCGGCCCGGACACGGGGCGGAGCTCGCCCGCGCGGCGGTGGCCTGGGGCGCATCCCTGGTGGTGGCCGCGGGGGGCGACGGGACGATCAACGAGGTGGCCCAGGGTCTGGTGGGCACAACCGTCCCGTTGGGGATCCTACCCATGGGCTCGGGAAACGACTACATCCGGGTCATGGGCATTCCCAAGGATCTGTCTGCGGCAGCCGCTCTCTTGGCCAAGGGGCACGTGCGCACGGTGGACGTGGCAGAGGCCGCTGACCGTTTCTACCTTAACTCCTTCGGCATGGGCATCGAGGGCCAGATCGCCGCGGACTACCGGCGCATGCGCATCCTCAAGGGGGAGATCGGGTACCTGTACGCCACCATCCTGGAGGTGGTGCGCTTCCGCTCTTTTCACGCCGAGGTGCAGGGCGACGGGTGGGCGTTCTCCGGAAAGCTCCTGTCCGTGTCGGTCATGAACGGCCCTTACGCCGGGGGCGGATTCCGCCTCGCCCCGCAGGCGGCGATCGACGACGGGACGGTCGACGTCGGACTCATCGGCAACTACCCACGCCTGGTCCGGTTCTGGGTGCTCCCCAAGACCCGGGATGGCAGCTATCTCAAGCTCGCCCGGGTGCAAGCGAGGAAGGCGCAGCGGATCTCGATCAGAAGCGACCGGCCGCTTCCGGTGCACATGGATGGGGAGCTCCTCCCGGAGCGGGTGCGCGACCTCGAGGTGGCGCTGCGGCCGGCGGCGCTGCGGGTGGTGGCCTAG
- a CDS encoding radical SAM protein, translating into MGGEPFLYRSDDKDLLDIAGRHLDMYFLVYTNGTLIDEKTARRMGELGNMAPAISVEGKMATTEERRGKGVFGEVMDAFQNLRTAGVPFGVSMTATRENCDELLSDEVVEFYFEEQGALYGWIFQYMPIGKSYDLSLMITPEQRLRLQRRMWQVIREKKVFLMDFWNSGTAVHGCLAAGRQAGYFYINWNGDVTPCVFIPYAAINIYEVYERGGTITDLMEIPFFKEIRSWQKSYGYKTKPQETKNLILPCPHRDRFDFLLSLVEKHRPKPINREAERALLAPAYVQGLREYDRACAAALDPVWDHEYLRGGGEGR; encoded by the coding sequence TTGGGCGGGGAGCCGTTCCTGTACAGAAGCGATGACAAAGACCTCCTCGATATCGCAGGGCGGCACCTCGACATGTACTTCCTCGTCTACACCAACGGCACCCTGATCGATGAGAAAACCGCCAGGCGGATGGGGGAACTGGGCAACATGGCCCCGGCCATCTCGGTGGAAGGAAAAATGGCGACGACGGAAGAGCGCCGGGGGAAGGGCGTGTTCGGCGAGGTTATGGACGCCTTCCAGAACCTCCGCACAGCGGGGGTCCCGTTCGGCGTCTCCATGACCGCCACCCGGGAAAACTGCGACGAACTCCTGTCCGATGAGGTGGTGGAGTTCTACTTTGAGGAGCAGGGAGCGCTGTACGGCTGGATCTTCCAGTACATGCCGATCGGCAAGAGCTACGACCTCTCCCTCATGATCACCCCTGAACAGCGGTTGCGGCTCCAGCGGCGGATGTGGCAGGTGATCCGAGAGAAGAAGGTCTTCCTCATGGACTTTTGGAACTCCGGGACGGCGGTGCACGGCTGCCTTGCCGCTGGAAGGCAGGCCGGCTACTTCTACATCAATTGGAATGGGGACGTTACCCCGTGTGTGTTCATCCCCTATGCCGCGATCAACATCTACGAGGTCTACGAGCGGGGCGGCACCATCACGGACCTCATGGAGATCCCCTTCTTTAAGGAGATCCGCAGCTGGCAGAAGAGCTACGGCTATAAGACCAAGCCTCAGGAAACCAAGAACCTCATCTTGCCCTGTCCTCACCGGGATCGTTTCGACTTCCTCCTTTCGCTCGTCGAGAAACACCGGCCGAAGCCCATCAACCGCGAGGCGGAGAGAGCGCTTTTGGCCCCGGCCTATGTTCAGGGGCTCCGGGAGTATGACCGGGCCTGCGCAGCGGCTCTCGATCCGGTGTGGGACCACGAGTACCTCCGGGGGGGTGGCGAAGGGCGATGA
- a CDS encoding ATP-binding cassette domain-containing protein produces the protein MAYAIEVEGLVKVYRGGVRAVDGVSFSVEAREIFGFLGPNGAGKSTTIKCVVGLLKPTAGTIRVQGVDVHRDPGVVKRTIGYAAQETAVDDRLTGWENLCLQGRFYHLPRAEIRRRGEEVLQLFGLWERRKDLAETYSGGMLKRLDIACALIHRPKILFLDEPTLGLDVQTRKTIWEYIERLREEHAMTIFLTTHYMEEADALSDRVAIIDRGRIVALDTPGALKAGIGGDLITVRFAAEDGRLDGVLSAVRALPGVREVKGGEDGIHRIVVEQHGDRLIPEIVAVATRHGVGIASVRLKRPTLDDVYLHYTGQEIREAEGTREEIFKSRRMQRRARR, from the coding sequence ATGGCCTACGCGATCGAGGTCGAGGGCTTGGTCAAGGTGTACCGCGGGGGGGTCCGGGCGGTGGATGGGGTCTCCTTCTCCGTCGAGGCGCGGGAGATCTTCGGGTTCCTGGGCCCCAACGGGGCCGGAAAGTCCACCACCATCAAGTGCGTGGTCGGCCTCCTTAAGCCCACCGCCGGGACGATCCGCGTCCAGGGCGTGGACGTGCACCGCGATCCCGGGGTGGTGAAACGGACCATCGGCTACGCCGCCCAGGAGACAGCGGTGGACGACCGCCTCACCGGCTGGGAGAACCTCTGCCTTCAAGGGCGGTTCTACCACCTCCCCCGGGCGGAGATCCGACGGCGCGGGGAGGAGGTGCTCCAGCTCTTCGGCCTGTGGGAGAGGAGGAAGGACCTGGCCGAGACCTACTCCGGTGGGATGCTCAAGCGCCTGGACATCGCGTGCGCCCTCATCCACCGCCCCAAGATCCTGTTCTTGGACGAGCCCACGTTGGGCCTTGACGTCCAGACCCGGAAGACCATCTGGGAGTACATCGAGCGGCTTAGGGAGGAGCACGCGATGACCATCTTCCTCACCACCCACTACATGGAGGAGGCGGACGCCCTCTCCGATCGGGTAGCGATCATCGACCGCGGGCGGATCGTGGCCCTGGACACCCCCGGCGCGCTTAAGGCCGGGATCGGCGGCGACCTTATCACCGTCCGCTTCGCCGCCGAGGACGGGAGGCTGGACGGGGTGCTCTCCGCCGTCCGCGCCCTCCCCGGGGTGCGGGAGGTGAAGGGGGGCGAGGACGGCATCCATCGGATCGTGGTCGAGCAGCACGGCGACCGGCTCATCCCGGAGATCGTGGCCGTAGCCACCCGGCATGGGGTGGGGATCGCCTCCGTGCGCCTCAAGCGCCCCACCCTGGACGACGTGTACCTCCACTACACCGGCCAGGAGATCCGGGAGGCGGAAGGGACGCGCGAGGAGATCTTCAAGTCCCGCCGGATGCAGAGGAGGGCCCGAAGATGA